The following coding sequences lie in one Rutidosis leptorrhynchoides isolate AG116_Rl617_1_P2 chromosome 4, CSIRO_AGI_Rlap_v1, whole genome shotgun sequence genomic window:
- the LOC139842602 gene encoding uncharacterized protein yields the protein MASISSQTKTSCHARSISLPSTLDQSSLFSKKLFQDATSCTSSLSLDHKLNGLNDMYESIESFITFPTSQRLVGTKQQVNVLLDELVELLDLCSTTKDALSMSMDAANELQSVLRRKRGDNVGLISSVREYLSLRKNVKNLINKSISHLKKQGSLFNSEEGTTPKALKEMGPNTCIVFVSLFSFISGSSSQSKTKAWFSVSKILGNKRVQWNQVLEKDEVKRVDDELLAVFSLKEVKSASLDVEVIRKRLAEMEFILQNLDEQVECLFRHLIKTRVCLLNMYNC from the coding sequence ATGGCTTCGATTTCTTCTCAAACAAAAACCAGTTGTCATGCTCGATCAATCAGCTTACCGTCTACATTAGACCAATCATCCCTATTCAGCAAAAAACTATTTCAAGATGCCACATCTtgtacatcatcattatcattagacCACAAGTTAAATGGTCTTAACGATATGTATGAATCTATCGAGTCATTTATAACATTTCCAACCTCTCAACGATTAGTAGGCACCAAACAACAAGTGAACGTGTTGTTAGATGAACTTGTCGAGCTCTTGGATCTGTGTAGTACTACCAAAGATGCATTGTCTATGTCTATGGATGCTGCCAACGAGTTGCAATCAGTTCTTCGACGAAAAAGAGGTGATAATGTGGGGTTGATTTCGTCTGTAAGGGAATATTTATCCCTGAGAAAAAATGTAAAGAATCTCATTAATAAATCGATATCACATTTGAAAAAACAAGGTTCTTTGTTCAATAGTGAAGAAGGAACGACACCTAAGGCGCTAAAGGAAATGGGACCAAACACTTGTATTGTGTTTGTGTCCTTGTTTAGTTTCATATCTGGATCAAGTTCACAGTCAAAGACTAAAGCATGGTTTTCGGTGTCAAAGATTTTGGGCAACAAACGTGTGCAGTGGAATCAAGTGCTTGAGAAGGATGAAGTTAAGCGAGTGGATGACGAATTACTGGCTGTTTTTAGCCTTAAGGAAGTAAAATCAGCTAGTTTAGATGTTGAAGTTATACGCAAAAGATTAGCCGAAATGGAATTTATCCTCCAAAATCTAGATGAACAAGTTGAATGCCTTTTTCGACATTTAATCAAAACTAGAGTGTGCCTTCTAAAC